In Papaver somniferum cultivar HN1 chromosome 1, ASM357369v1, whole genome shotgun sequence, a genomic segment contains:
- the LOC113289319 gene encoding B-box zinc finger protein 21-like: MKIQCDVCSKDEAAVFCSADEAALCNGCDHRVHHANKLASKHHRFSLLHPSSSSSEIPRCDICQERRAFLFCREDRAILCRECDISIHTANELTKKHNRFLLTGVKLSSTSEVFPSGSTSTTITSTSATNIDRDLAASADSNNIKNMITASKNKTAPSVHTSTNSFATVLPSTVLPSKYCDHSGPTSGGSTSSISEYLMETLPGWQVEDFLVDSSPTPTHGNGFCKDEADLHPYLDANYFDNQSNSQGYVVSEDLSLWVPETPVNPTYPFDGRENGLNLKEFVKETPIMSSKQVNRRRSDHGFTVPSISPPSNKRSRHNW; this comes from the exons ATGAAGATCCAGTGTGATGTATGTAGCAAAGATGAAGCTGCTGTTTTTTGTTCGGCTGATGAAGCTGCTCTTTGTAATGGTTGTGATCATCGTGTTCACCATGCCAACAAACTTGCCAGTAAACACCACCGTTTTTCTCTTCTCcatccatcttcttcttccagtgaAATTCCTCGTTGCGACATATGCCAG GAACGGCGAGCTTTTTTATTCTGCCGGGAAGATCGAGCAATCCTTTGCCGagaatgtgatatttcaattcatACGGCCAATGAATTAACAAAAAAACATAATAGGTTCCTTCTCACCGGCGTCAAGTTATCTTCTACCTCAGAAGTCTTCCCTTCCGGTTCAACCAGTACTACTATCACCTCTACATCGGCAACTAATATCGACCGTGATCTCGCTGCTTCCGCAGACTCCAATAATATCAAAAACATGATAACAGCGTCCAAAAATAAAACTGCACCCAGCGTTCATACTAGTACTAATTCTTTTGCAACGGTACTACCATCAACGGTGCTACCATCAAAATATTGTGATCATTCTGGTCCAACAAGTGGAGGATCAACCAGCAGTATATCGGAGTATTTGATGGAGACATTACCTGGTTGGCAGGTCGAAGATTTTCTTGTCGATTCTTCTCCAACACCAACCCATGGAAATGGTTTTTGTAAG GATGAAGCAGATCTTCACCCATATTTGGATGCAAATTACTTCGATAATCAAAGTAACAGCCAAGGCTATGTTGTTTCTGAAGATTTGTCACTTTGGGTACCTGAAACACCAGTAAATCCAACTTATCCTTTCGATGGCCGAGAGAATGGGTTAAATTTGAAGGAATTTGTCAAGGAAACCCCGATTATGAGCTCAAAGCAGGTGAATCGTAGAAGGAGTGACCATGGTTTTACAGTTCCTTCAATTAGTCCTCCATCTAACAAGAGATCAAGACATAACTGGTAA